Proteins from one Physeter macrocephalus isolate SW-GA chromosome 16, ASM283717v5, whole genome shotgun sequence genomic window:
- the RASGRP2 gene encoding RAS guanyl-releasing protein 2 — protein sequence MGNWRYLVDNCAKEVLSSTPPSTRNHGPGSPRCWPSPETRDGCISKEEMVSYFLRSSSVLGGRMGFVHNFHESNSLRPVACRHCKALILGIYKQGLKCRACGVNCHKQCKDRLSVECRRRAQSVSLEGSAPSPSPTHTHHRAFSFSLPRPGRRGSRPPEIREEEVQTVEDGVFDIHL from the exons ATGGGTAACTGGCGCTACCTTGTCGACAACTGTGCCAAGGAGGTTCTGAGCTCTACCCCGCCCTCCACAAGGAACCACGGGCCAGGCAGCCCAAGATGCTGGCCAAGCCCAGAGACCAG GGATGGCTGCATCAGCAAGGAGGAGATGGTCTCCTACTTTCTGCGCtccagctctgtgctgggtgGCCGCATGGGCTTCGTACACAACTTCCACGAGAGCAACTCCTTGCGCCCGGTCGCCTGCCGCCACTGCAAGGCCTTG ATCCTGGGCATCTACAAGCAGGGCCTCAAATGCCGAG CCTGTGGTGTTAACTGCCACAAGCAGTGCAAGGATCGCCTGTCGGTTGAGTGCCGGCGCCGGGCCCAGAGTGTGAGTCTGGAGGGGTCcgcaccctcaccctcacccacaCATACCCACCATCGCGCCTTCAGCTTCTCCCTGCCCCGCCCTGGCAGGCGAGGCTCCCGGCCTCCAG AGATCCGAGAGGAGGAGGTTCAGACAGTGGAGGACGGCGTGTTTGACATCCACTTGTAA